The Coffea arabica cultivar ET-39 chromosome 9c, Coffea Arabica ET-39 HiFi, whole genome shotgun sequence nucleotide sequence CTAGTTTATGAATTTATTCCCAATGGAACCCTCTTTACCCTCATACATAATGGGAATAATGAGGAGCTTCCCTTGACTTGGAATTTGAGACTAAGAATAGCCATCGAGGTAGCTGGAGCATTGGCATATCTGCACTCAGCAGTTTCAATTCCAATCTTCCACAGAGATATCAAATCCAGCAATATacttttggatgaaaaatacgTAGCAAAAGTATCAGACTTTGGAACTTCAAGGTCCGTGACAATTGACAAAACTCACTTAACTACTGTAGTTAAAGGGACTTTCGGCTATTTGGATCCAGAATATTTCCAGTCAAGCCAGTTTACAGAGAAAAGTGATGTTTACAGCTTTGGGGTGGTCCTTGCTGAGCTTTTGACAAGACAAAAGCCAATATCCTCAGCAACAACAGATGAAGATTATAACTTGAGTTTGGCAACAAGGTTCCTGATGTCCATGGAACAGGATTCTCTCAAAAATATTCTTGATCCTGAACTCATAAATCAAGGGATTGAACAGGAGGTTACAGCAGCTGCTAAACTTGCACAACGATGTTTAAACTTAAATGGGAAGAAAAGGCCAACTATGAAGGAAGTTGCCATTGGATTGGAAAGCATTAAACTATCATCAGTGCAGTCAACTACAGAAAATTTTCAAAGTCCAAGCCACATTGAAGGAGAATCTGTCGTGTTTTCTGATAACAATTATACATGGACAACTGAAGTTGATAGCTTTAGATCTGTTTCAGATGTCCATCCACTTATGAATAAGCACTAGTTCATTATTCTGTTTAGTGGTTAGAGTTGTACATTAAGTTCCCAGATATGCTCAAACTGGTCATGTCATGGCCTGGGCATCCTGAAATTTGTTATAGTAACAAAAAGGagtttattttttccaaaataactttgattatcaaaaattttttcaTACTAACCTAGTTCTTCAATGCTTCTTTTAGTGCcgtgtgaatttcgaactggccATCATGCCCATCACTGGGAAGATCACTTATGAAACTTTTGCTTACTTTAACTTTTAAGTTGAGCTATATTCTTTGAACTTCATTTAGTTCACGGTTGCTAGTTTCATTAATAATGTCATAATTCAGTATCTTCATGTTTACTATAGTTGAAAGGcctaaaatgaatttaaaacagCAATATTTGCACAAAGATGGGACCCATTCTCAATTAGCATTCCATCATAAATATTGGCACGAAATTACACATCGACTTCCATAATACGTCTTCATAAACCCTTCTCCTTTTCATCCTGCTTTATACTGCAGTATCTTGCAAGCCTTCAGACAAGAATGAAGAAATTAGACCAAATTAATCTCGAAAGGGAAAGTATGTAACTGTATTATGTCTGCTATATTTCTGTTATCTGTCCCTTTATTCATACCAATGCGAACACCTCTTATATTTCTGTGCTAATCCGATTAAGCTGAACAATCAGAGTACATAAATATTGCTGCTGAAACTTAAGTATTGAAACAGCAATTTGCCTCGGCTCAGATAATGCGAATATCATTGAGGATAATAATGTTATTCCCACCAAATTCAGAGGACAGAATTGATggaaaacagagaaagaaaATGTTGTAGAGGGAGttacaagagagaggaagagagagggaAACTTGAGGAGGGTGATTCCATTTTTCAAGCAAAGTGCAAACATGATTATAATTCTGACAATGCAGAAAATGATCCTAACGTTTAAGTGGTGGCTATCCTAACTAACTTCAGCTTGCAGAAGAAAATTAACTGCTAAGAAGTGAGATAATGAGTGACTGCCATCTGACACTTCTTGGAACTAAATTACAGAAGGCGTGATAGCCAGACCAGAACATTAGCCTGCTGGAATAAGAAAACGTGGTTTTGTCTTGAAGATATCCGTCCATGCATTCTGTCATGTTTCTTCAAGAATTAAACTCCCCAACTTCTAATGAATGACTTACCTCATATTTAAGCCGCCAAATCTCAATTTCTTCAGTTCAAAACTATTCTTTCAATCTGCTTCATGGCATGCATTTCTGCTAATCTGCCCAGTTATTCATAATAGTGGTAAGATAATGAACTCTTTTTTAAAGAGATCCCTTTAACTGACCTCTTTAAAATGCTTCAgaatttttattttgggatacAGCATTTTAAAGATACCAAGTTCGACACCAAGTTCGAGTCGTAGTTGGGTATAGAAAGGGCGTGAGGAGAGGtgggaatgaaaaaaaaaataaaattttgagatGACCCAAAAATGGCCACACTAATTCAACTTGTATACCAATACTTGTACAAATTATTCATTTGAATTGACTGCCTGACTACTGAATCGTATGATTTGTttagatgatttatttgagataattactgtaacattttttatgatgtgatgtgtgtgagataaaaaaataatattactaATTTTAGCACTTAAGCTTCTTTTGTAAGCCACTCAACTCAGAAAGTTCGGATTGTacttttaaagaaaattttctggcttttcatgaatatttttctaaaatattttctattttttttagctCATATTACATTACATTCTAAAAAGTGCTACACTAAtattttttgtccaaaaattctttaaaaactGTAATGCAAAAAGCCTCTTACCCTCATATGGCCACATTTTTCCATAGCAAAAATTTGAGTAGACCCGGTCTATAATCTTACACGTAGATCGAGAGGCTTACAGTTTGCCACGTCCTCTCCTTAATAAGCTCCAAATCTAACAGCCAACTGGGTCTCATCTCCGCCTCCTCTCCCGAATTCCTCCGCCCCCATTACCAACACCACCACACCCATCTCCGCCACCCCTCATTTGTAGACTCATGAAACTTCCAGTCTTCCCCCTATCTGTAAACACATCAACTCCTGCCAATCAAAACATCCTCCTCTCCCATGATGTCTTTCTAGTAGATCCAGAAATCAGAGGAGAGGTAGGAGTGATGGgttttcttcctctcttcttctcacAAAGATGGACGCCTCTACAGTCTAGTATCAAAATTGTACAAGTCGTGTGGAAATTCATAAAATATAGAAGACAAAGTCAGAGCAAAACTTGTCAACTAATACAGCCAAAACTCAGTAATAGGCCACCGGCTGGTCAGTAAAGAAGAGTACTAGTTGTTGAATATAATATGATGTACCTCGGGACAACAAAAGCACCTGAGATGCAATTGAGGGATTCTTCTTAACACATTCCGAGACTTCACCTGAGTAAATTCCGTGTGGGCTTATCAAGAATGAACAACGAGATGAATTGATTCAATTTTCTGTGACTTCCAGCATGATCCTATGCTTCACGATTTTTTATTGTAAAACTCCAATTTAATATCAATTTCAAGCTCGAGCTTAATTGAGctcgagaaaaaaaaatggttattattttatttattaaaataataataaaatagtcATTTATAACATAAATGAATAGTCATTTATAACAAGTCATTGGTAAAATAGTCAGTTATAGTCAGTtgcaaaataagaataaaataatCATTTATAACatcaatttttaaaatatattcatttataaCTTCGAGTTTCGAATGTTTTATGTTACCTAGGAAGTTTTAGAAAATAACATCAACTTTAACTTGATAGTCATTTATGGTCATGGTCAAATTAGTTCGCAAATTAGATTATATTATAGGAAAATAATAGAGAATTGATGTAGTTGTTAGAATAAATGCCATTATAGTAATAGAAGTAAAGAACCCCAAATTATCATATGATCTAATGGACCAAACGAACTCTTCAAAAATTAGTGGTGGTTATTTATTTTCGGATGAGTAATCTTGTTGTCAAGCGTTTGGTTAGTTTTACATTAGATGTTTAGTTTAACAAAAAAGCCAAGTTCCTTATGTTTTGTCAATAGTAGGATGAGATGCATTTACTTACTTATAGACCAAAATTGCTTTTTGGCAGATCTACTATTAATTCTATCAATAATAGGGGtaaatttgtccaaaaaattaaagtttaaTTGTCATGGCCAAAGTATTCCAACacataaatttttgtatttgtagGAGTGGGTTTCAGAGAAaacattatttatttctttaatatGGGTAAACGCATAAAAAGTTTAGTTTTATTAGTTGTATGACCACATCGGTCCAAAACCATGGTATATGATTAACATAGATTagtccaaaatttatttttttttcattcattttttgattacatatattaatattaaattTACAAAAAACATATTGATTTAATGAAAAGGTTATCATTTATAGGGTTGCAAAACGAGTTGAATCGCCTCAATTTTCTCGACTTCCAGCATGATCCCGAGCTCTATGAGTTTTCATTGTAAAACTAGAGTTCAACATCGATCTCGAGTTCGAGCCTAGTTGAGCTTGGGAGAAATAATAACAAttagttattattttatttgttaaaatcaGAATAAAATAGTCATTTACGACATAAATGAATAGTCATttataaaataagaataaaatcgTCATTTATAACATCAATTTGTTAAAATATATTCGTTTATAACTTCAAGTATTGAATGTTTTATGTTATCTAggaagttttaaaaaataacatcaaCTTTACCTTGATAGTCATTTATAGTTATGGCGAAATTAGTTCAGAAATTAGATTATGATAGGGAAATAGTAGACTTGATGCATTTGTTAGAATAAAATGTCATTATAGTAATAGAAGTAAACAACTCCAAATTATCATATGATCCGATGGACCAAACAAACTCTTCATGAAATGAGAGGTGGTTACTTATCGTTGGATGAGTAATCCTGTTGTCAAACGTTTGGTTCGATTTTATGTTAGATGTTtagtttaacaaaaaaaactagGTTCCTTGTGTTTTGTTACTAATAGGATGAGATGAACTTACTTACTTATAGACCAAAATTGGTTTTGTGCAGATCTACTTTTTATTCTATCAATAATAGGGATAAATTAGTccaaaaaagtaaattttaatTGTCACGGCCAAAGTATACCAACACATAAATTTTGTATTCGTAGGAGTTGGTTTTAGAGAAAatgttatttatttctttaacaTGGGTAAATAGATAAAAAATTTAACTTTGCTAATTGTATGACTATATCGGTCCAAAATCAAGGTATATGATTAACTTAGATTAGTCcaaaacttaattttttttttccaatcacTTTTCGATtacatatattaatattaaattTACAATAAACATATAGATTTAATGAAAAGGTTATCATTTATAGGATTGCAAAACGAGTTGAATTGACTCAATTTTCTTGACTTCCAGCATGATCCCGAACTCCACGAGCtttcattttaaaatttgagTTCAACATCGATCTCGAATTCAAGCCCAGTTGAGCtcgagaaaaataataaatggttattattttatttgttaaaataagaataaaatagtCATTTACAATATAAATGAGTAGTCATTTATAGTCACTGGTAAAATGTTAATTGTATCACGATATCAGTCCAAAATCATGGTATATGACTAACTTGGATTAGTccaaaacttatttttttattagttaTAGCAAATAAAGCCAAAAttctattattttattaatatgTAGTTAACATAGTTTATATAGTTGtttgaataaattattataTAGAAAATATTGCATTAAAGTTTGTAGATTgtaataaaagtaatataaagGATACAAATTGATGAAATGGACGGAATCGAAACGTGTACAATTTACTAGGGGAAAATTTTTTTGCAAATGCATGGGCTTGTTCTCtacttcaaaattcaaattaggAATAAATTCACAGTTGACGCACTTTCACTTCCCGCCAGATGCCAATGTGCGGTGGGATCCCAAATTTTGAAACATCAATTAATCTCCTGTAGGCTTGTGCTCGGCATTTATTCCTTTCCAATGGTAGTGCCACCATTCCTATGGTCAAAGTCCCTGCGTTAGACTGTTGCCATCATTTGTTCGCCTGCCTACTTTCGCTTGCTGATCTTGAGGGTCAAAACGGAAACCAAAGAACTTTTGGCCTGAGTTATTTATGTTGCCAGTTGCAAAATCATGGCTATGTTTGAATagtacatttaaaaaaaaaattcgcttATAACATAaacatttttttaattcatgttttcatattttttattatttttttattttacatatattacatcacaaaaagtactataataattatttaaaataatactcCATCAAATAAAGCCGTAATTTGGTGGTGGCTCATTTTCTCCACCCACAACCTTTCTATTGCCATTTTCTTCCACATATACATATGGATCTTTTGGATATTCATTTAAATTCAACATTGGTAGTCTTCCATACATGCCTCCACTATCTTCCATTTTTGTTCTACAAAACAAAAGATTCACATTATTACATACCATTCATGTCCTGCCAGAATTTGTATTCAATATTCACATCCCTTTTATTATATTTCATTTCCGTGTAGTAAGACTAGTACTTCGACTTCACTTGATAAACGAATTCAATAATATAAACACGCCACTTTTAAACTTCGCTTCTTCCACAAAATTCataattaaattaattattcaaaaatgtaatacatgtcattccttttttttccctttaaaaaataatacaatTAAATTAAATCTTTACACTTAGTCCtatcaaagaaaaagaatggagtAGCAGGAAAAAACATTGAATTGAGCCCGGCTTCGGAATCAGTAATAGGATTTAAAAGTCTGAAAAAAGGCCTCTATGTTAATTATCCATCATTTTCTCCCTCTACCGTGCTTGCAATAAAAGAGATAAGTGGACAAAACAGTTTACTATTTCATCTGGAGTTCTGGACACAAACTCATACACAATTTGGTTAGTTAATTTCTTCCAATGCTTTCTCCCTTATAATTTCTTCCTATTCTTTCTTCCAAATTTACATATATGAAAATTATGTCCTTATAAAGTTTTTATTGTCCGTCACATTCT carries:
- the LOC113708149 gene encoding wall-associated receptor kinase-like 9; this encodes MSVILGRGKKNNIAAIVGASAGVGVVFLIIATYTLYKVVKKRRTKKRQEKFFKRNGGLLLQQQCSADEGGVEKTMLFSAKELNKASDGFNTNRILGQGGQGTVYKGMLTDGRIVAIKKSKKVDESQLEQFINEVVILSQINHRNVVKLLGCCLETEVPLLVYEFIPNGTLFTLIHNGNNEELPLTWNLRLRIAIEVAGALAYLHSAVSIPIFHRDIKSSNILLDEKYVAKVSDFGTSRSVTIDKTHLTTVVKGTFGYLDPEYFQSSQFTEKSDVYSFGVVLAELLTRQKPISSATTDEDYNLSLATRFLMSMEQDSLKNILDPELINQGIEQEVTAAAKLAQRCLNLNGKKRPTMKEVAIGLESIKLSSVQSTTENFQSPSHIEGESVVFSDNNYTWTTEVDSFRSVSDVHPLMNKH